The following proteins are co-located in the Paraphotobacterium marinum genome:
- a CDS encoding glycoside hydrolase family 16 protein yields the protein MKSNVVKLGAVIASLLSTTAFAVPKSFCSDHTCKNTMDIIDQSYWNKVTNGNPPNNEQEQYKPDAPYVNFNDSDHIITLTAKRDGVGSHPYTSGRINTYGHIGTKQFGDHGVVEAEIALPTTEGAWPAFWMMPDNTCGAWPTCGENDIMEWSGVRNNNRAYLSTEHGSSTPGADGTGKGSGNLVPTNLPQGEDLSSPHYYAMEWDLTNNDTKGTLKFYFDDVLFYTYTLQENGQATERDQAITRGFTTGQGFHPILNLAIGGNLGGSTANTPDQLSMNITKVNMSSLAATPSSCPRPDVTVDRASNGEVTLNWKPVTKANSYSVEDFSGGPMETDIQSTTFTDTTTAGNHGVLKYFVVSNCNNQDTGTTEVDIPAQETKLKF from the coding sequence ATGAAATCTAACGTAGTAAAATTAGGCGCAGTAATAGCTTCGCTTTTATCAACCACTGCATTTGCAGTCCCTAAATCTTTTTGTTCTGATCATACTTGTAAAAACACAATGGATATTATTGATCAAAGCTACTGGAATAAAGTAACGAATGGAAATCCACCCAATAACGAACAGGAACAATATAAACCAGATGCACCCTATGTCAATTTTAATGACTCTGATCATATCATAACCTTAACAGCTAAAAGAGATGGCGTTGGTTCACATCCATATACATCTGGTCGAATTAATACATATGGTCATATTGGAACAAAACAATTTGGTGATCATGGTGTGGTTGAAGCTGAAATTGCATTACCTACAACGGAAGGTGCTTGGCCAGCTTTCTGGATGATGCCTGATAATACATGTGGTGCTTGGCCTACTTGTGGTGAAAATGACATTATGGAGTGGTCAGGGGTTAGAAATAATAATAGGGCTTATTTATCAACAGAGCACGGCTCATCAACTCCAGGGGCAGATGGAACAGGGAAAGGCTCTGGAAATCTAGTTCCAACCAATCTACCTCAAGGCGAAGATCTTTCAAGTCCGCACTATTATGCAATGGAGTGGGATTTAACAAATAATGATACAAAGGGAACTTTAAAATTTTATTTTGATGACGTATTATTTTATACCTATACCTTACAAGAAAATGGTCAAGCGACAGAAAGAGATCAAGCGATTACCAGAGGATTTACAACTGGTCAGGGTTTTCATCCAATTCTTAATTTAGCCATTGGTGGTAACTTAGGTGGTAGTACTGCAAATACACCCGATCAATTATCTATGAACATTACCAAAGTAAATATGTCATCATTAGCCGCAACTCCATCATCTTGCCCAAGACCAGATGTAACAGTTGATAGGGCATCTAATGGTGAAGTAACCCTTAACTGGAAGCCTGTAACGAAAGCAAATTCGTATAGTGTCGAAGATTTTAGTGGTGGTCCAATGGAGACAGACATACAATCAACGACATTTACAGATACAACTACAGCGGGCAATCATGGTGTTCTAAAATATTTTGTGGTTTCAAATTGTAATAATCAGGATACAGGAACAACTGAAGTAGATATTCCTGCACAAGAGACAAAATTAAAATTTTAA
- a CDS encoding site-specific DNA-methyltransferase: MLKMEKITIDSPESKSINITNKNIEQLKQLFPEVISEGRINFDTLKKLLGDEVDESDERYNFTWNGKNKALKIAQTPSLGTLRPCKEESINWNTTENLFIEGDNLEVLKLLQKSYHKKIKMIYIDPPYNTGKDFVYKDNFHDNINNYLNVSGQVDSEGYKLSSNTEKSGRYHSDWLNMIYPRLKLSRNLLRDDGIIFISIDDNEVANLLKVCNEIFGEDNFISNIVHKSRASISNDKIISSNHNHILLYAKNKSVIHEYRKQFGLEANLDDFKLKDNKGYYKYAPVDGPGGEAKGNPYYEFMGVEGYFRFSKEKMSKLYQEGKVIKVGNGLQQKLYKKDFQFSRKTVTTWWDEKLYTSSATQQLKKMLGGDYFDSPKHIALIQKMIELWARNDGDIILDFFAGSGTTGQSVLEYKKNIKFILVQLPEPIKTFNYKRNSLKVDKDQDKEEFKVISDITKKRLFLTAKSLKNSNNGFKVFKLDKTNILPWDADFENLEYIIKQSTQSIMDDRTSEDVLYEILLKYGYELTASVDKKVINENTIFVVAEGSLFVCLDDQISLETVEIIVRLKEEYDPEMTQVVFKDEGFTSDIVKTNAIQILKQADIDDVKSI; the protein is encoded by the coding sequence ATGCTGAAAATGGAAAAAATTACGATAGATAGTCCTGAATCTAAAAGTATCAATATTACGAACAAAAACATCGAGCAACTAAAACAGCTTTTTCCAGAAGTCATATCAGAAGGTAGAATAAATTTTGATACACTAAAAAAATTATTAGGTGATGAAGTTGATGAGTCTGATGAACGTTATAATTTTACTTGGAATGGTAAAAATAAGGCACTAAAAATAGCTCAAACCCCATCTTTAGGAACACTTCGCCCATGTAAAGAAGAGAGTATAAATTGGAATACTACTGAGAACTTATTCATAGAGGGTGATAATCTTGAAGTTTTAAAACTACTACAAAAGTCATATCATAAAAAAATAAAAATGATATATATTGATCCACCTTATAATACTGGTAAAGATTTTGTCTATAAGGATAATTTTCATGACAATATTAATAATTATCTTAATGTCTCTGGTCAAGTTGATTCTGAAGGATATAAGTTAAGCTCAAATACTGAAAAATCAGGTCGTTATCATTCTGATTGGCTCAATATGATTTACCCCAGATTGAAATTATCAAGAAACCTTTTGAGAGACGATGGTATAATTTTTATTTCCATAGATGATAATGAAGTTGCAAACTTACTTAAAGTTTGTAATGAGATATTTGGTGAAGATAATTTCATATCGAATATAGTTCACAAATCCAGAGCGTCTATTTCAAATGACAAAATTATATCATCAAATCATAACCATATATTACTGTATGCAAAAAATAAGAGTGTAATTCATGAATACAGAAAACAATTTGGTTTGGAAGCAAATTTAGACGATTTTAAACTAAAAGATAATAAAGGATATTATAAATATGCTCCAGTAGACGGCCCTGGTGGAGAAGCAAAAGGTAATCCCTACTACGAATTCATGGGGGTTGAGGGATACTTTAGATTTTCTAAAGAAAAAATGTCAAAGTTATATCAAGAAGGTAAAGTTATTAAGGTCGGTAATGGGTTACAACAAAAGCTTTACAAAAAAGATTTTCAGTTCAGTAGGAAAACAGTTACAACTTGGTGGGATGAAAAATTATATACATCTTCAGCTACCCAACAATTAAAAAAAATGCTTGGTGGTGATTATTTTGATAGCCCCAAACATATAGCTCTCATTCAAAAAATGATTGAACTTTGGGCAAGAAATGATGGAGATATAATTTTAGATTTTTTTGCAGGTTCAGGTACAACTGGACAGTCTGTATTAGAATATAAAAAAAATATAAAATTTATTTTAGTACAGCTCCCCGAACCAATAAAAACATTCAATTATAAAAGAAACTCCTTAAAAGTCGACAAAGATCAAGATAAAGAGGAATTTAAAGTTATTTCTGATATTACTAAGAAACGACTTTTCTTAACTGCAAAAAGTTTAAAAAATTCTAATAATGGTTTTAAGGTATTTAAACTTGATAAAACAAATATTCTTCCTTGGGATGCCGATTTTGAAAACCTAGAATATATTATTAAGCAATCAACACAGTCAATAATGGATGATAGAACAAGCGAAGATGTTCTCTATGAAATCTTATTGAAATATGGTTATGAATTGACAGCATCAGTAGATAAAAAAGTAATTAACGAAAATACAATATTTGTTGTTGCAGAAGGCTCATTATTTGTTTGTCTAGACGATCAAATTTCTCTAGAAACCGTAGAAATAATCGTTAGACTAAAAGAGGAATATGACCCCGAAATGACACAAGTTGTTTTCAAAGATGAAGGCTTTACTAGCGACATAGTTAAAACAAATGCAATCCAAATTTTAAAACAAGCAGACATTGATGATGTCAAAAGTATATAG
- a CDS encoding DUF4391 domain-containing protein, protein MMDDILDFENILKNKSHLFDVIYTHLDLPKSTYLGTQITKKTIIEQNNLSSSDKTLLQKFVQFVTWLNTIKPETVNIPSYITCTVEYIEVAVLKVTLKNQSSNTGRLKLSLLNKVAKLFHTLIPYPIILLIEYDDKLAISLADKRINQADGSKLIVDNDYTSQWLSVTDLKQNEMEFLNDFTFSNVSKENSYELYQDLISMILELEKSYYTGSYLIRNRMRNNHSDNTEKYLKDRSRTKPEKIPFNHLSNKEKYILITKLSLLQSKLTKVRKKLKKEKQMNEKMLLNLKAKKVKEEIAAISSQLE, encoded by the coding sequence ATGATGGATGATATTCTTGATTTTGAAAATATATTAAAAAATAAAAGCCATTTATTTGATGTCATCTATACACACTTAGATTTGCCAAAATCAACATATCTGGGAACTCAAATCACTAAAAAGACGATCATTGAGCAAAATAATTTGTCATCAAGTGATAAGACTTTGCTACAAAAATTTGTTCAATTCGTTACATGGCTTAATACGATTAAACCAGAAACAGTAAACATCCCTAGTTATATAACTTGCACAGTTGAATACATTGAAGTAGCGGTACTCAAAGTTACTTTAAAAAATCAAAGTTCAAATACAGGTCGATTAAAGCTTTCTTTACTCAACAAAGTAGCTAAGCTATTTCACACCCTAATTCCTTATCCCATTATATTACTGATTGAATATGACGATAAGTTAGCAATTAGTTTAGCAGATAAGCGTATCAATCAGGCTGATGGCTCAAAACTTATTGTAGATAATGACTACACTAGTCAATGGCTTTCAGTAACAGATTTAAAGCAAAATGAAATGGAATTCTTGAATGATTTTACCTTTTCAAACGTATCAAAAGAAAATTCTTACGAACTATATCAAGACTTAATTTCTATGATACTTGAATTAGAAAAAAGTTATTATACCGGCTCTTACTTAATCCGAAACCGTATGAGAAATAATCATTCAGATAATACAGAAAAATATTTAAAAGATAGATCAAGAACCAAACCTGAAAAAATACCTTTTAATCATCTGTCCAACAAAGAAAAATATATTTTAATTACTAAGTTATCTCTACTTCAATCTAAATTAACGAAGGTAAGAAAAAAATTAAAAAAAGAAAAACAAATGAACGAAAAAATGCTCCTAAATTTGAAAGCTAAAAAAGTTAAAGAGGAAATTGCAGCAATAAGTTCGCAACTGGAATAA
- a CDS encoding type III restriction-modification system endonuclease — protein sequence MSKMKIHFNPNLNHQKDAVNSVIGIFKGQGTYQSNFSVTKTSQLDLFKKNDGVGVGNEIKLLNEELYENTRKIQLINGLPQTKNQGGKLSSRDFTIEMETGTGKTYVYLRSVFELNKHYGFTKFIVVVPSIAIKEGVYKTLQITEEHFKNEYKNVQYDYFVYDSSKREEVRNFATNDYIQIMVINIDAFSKSFSDPKKENKANLIHRSDDRLNGMKPIEFIQQTNPIILIDEPQSVSSTQNRRKAIESLNPLCTFSYSATLPKNHNLLYKLDSIDAYEQKLVKQIEVASINVKDNYNQAYIKLLSVNNKKSPITARIEIDAQTKTGKLQPNTTLNVKSGSDLFELSGGRSVYEGYIINEIYCEEDNEYIDFTSRDEEIELGQSIGKVDDDIYKRLQISKTIEEHFEKELKFYKLITTNLNKVDHPKVLKKKGIKVLSLFFIDKVANYRSYSKCGKPVKGKYALWFEEEFIKLASKRRYQDIFPDLWYENREGKLIIDKLAIEELVSKVHNGYFAQDKKKDTSGNPQFVDSKLTKGEGGKTSADESAYNLIMKDKEKLLSMEINLRFVFSHSALKEGWDNPNVFQICTLNETRSIIKKRQEIGRGLRLAVDQSGNRAPYGFEVNTLTVMVNESYEEFVSKLQEEIENEEGIKFGKIEKHQFANIIINDGEPKLYLGAENSEEIYNHLVKVGYINEKGKAQELLKSHLSKNIVLLPKDMKKYSKNILPILERVSKKLNIKNHEERQTAKLRQVNGKQVLLGEDFKLLWNKIKYKTTYRVNFDVDKLVKECIKKITHEVHVSRAKFEYKKAKVAITEAELAIYDEESKIEYHNQFNFKLPDIVTYLVSYTNLTRKTIVNILIGIGDKIESFKNNPQIFIELASKVIKNQMKMSIVDGISYHKVGNNSFYAQELFDEVEVTGYLKNMVKANKSIYDYVLCDSMTEENFANDLEKSLNVKLYAKLPCWFKINTPLGSYNPDWAIIIDKNDGYGEHLYFVVETKSSMFSEDLRATEQAKINCGIEHFKALSEKNKFKNDNDNKDIELIKADTFETLTKHF from the coding sequence ATGTCAAAAATGAAAATACATTTCAATCCTAATTTAAATCATCAAAAAGATGCTGTAAACTCTGTTATAGGTATATTTAAGGGACAAGGAACTTACCAGTCAAATTTTTCTGTAACCAAAACTTCTCAGTTAGACTTGTTTAAGAAAAATGATGGAGTTGGTGTAGGTAATGAAATTAAACTCCTTAATGAAGAGTTATATGAAAACACGCGTAAAATACAATTGATAAATGGCTTACCTCAAACAAAAAACCAAGGTGGTAAGCTATCCAGTCGAGACTTTACTATCGAAATGGAAACTGGAACTGGAAAAACGTACGTTTATTTACGAAGTGTTTTTGAATTAAATAAACACTATGGATTTACTAAGTTTATAGTTGTCGTACCGTCAATTGCCATCAAAGAAGGTGTTTATAAGACACTCCAAATAACAGAAGAACACTTTAAGAATGAATACAAAAACGTTCAATATGATTATTTTGTTTATGATTCATCAAAACGGGAAGAAGTAAGAAATTTTGCAACCAATGATTATATTCAAATAATGGTCATAAATATTGATGCCTTTAGTAAATCATTTTCAGACCCAAAGAAAGAAAATAAAGCCAATCTAATCCATAGAAGTGATGACCGTCTAAATGGCATGAAGCCGATTGAATTTATTCAACAAACGAATCCAATTATACTTATTGATGAACCACAATCTGTATCCTCAACACAAAATCGCAGAAAAGCAATTGAAAGTCTTAATCCTTTATGCACTTTTAGCTATTCAGCAACCTTGCCTAAAAATCATAATTTACTATATAAACTTGATTCCATTGACGCCTATGAACAAAAACTTGTAAAACAAATTGAAGTAGCATCAATAAACGTTAAAGACAATTATAATCAAGCATATATAAAATTACTTAGTGTAAACAATAAAAAATCACCGATCACTGCAAGAATTGAAATTGACGCACAAACGAAAACAGGTAAATTACAACCAAATACAACACTTAACGTTAAAAGTGGTTCGGATTTGTTTGAACTATCTGGTGGTAGAAGTGTTTATGAAGGATACATAATAAATGAAATTTACTGTGAAGAAGATAATGAATATATTGATTTTACCAGTAGAGATGAAGAAATTGAGTTGGGCCAATCTATTGGGAAGGTTGATGATGATATTTATAAACGACTTCAAATATCTAAAACCATCGAAGAGCATTTTGAAAAGGAACTTAAGTTCTATAAATTAATTACTACCAATTTAAATAAAGTCGACCACCCTAAAGTTTTGAAGAAAAAAGGGATTAAGGTTCTGAGTCTTTTCTTTATAGATAAAGTCGCTAATTACAGATCATACTCAAAATGTGGAAAACCCGTAAAAGGAAAGTATGCTCTTTGGTTTGAAGAAGAATTCATTAAATTAGCCAGTAAAAGAAGATATCAAGATATTTTTCCTGATCTTTGGTATGAAAACAGAGAAGGTAAACTCATCATAGATAAACTTGCGATAGAAGAATTAGTAAGTAAAGTACACAATGGTTATTTTGCTCAAGATAAAAAAAAGGATACGTCTGGAAATCCTCAGTTTGTTGATTCTAAATTAACAAAAGGAGAAGGAGGTAAAACTTCTGCTGATGAATCTGCATATAATCTAATTATGAAAGACAAAGAAAAACTTTTGTCAATGGAAATAAATCTACGTTTTGTTTTTTCTCATTCTGCATTAAAAGAAGGGTGGGATAACCCTAATGTATTTCAAATATGTACGCTAAATGAAACCAGATCCATCATAAAAAAAAGACAGGAGATTGGACGCGGTTTAAGACTTGCAGTTGATCAATCTGGTAATAGAGCTCCATATGGTTTTGAAGTAAATACATTAACAGTTATGGTAAATGAGTCATATGAGGAATTTGTAAGCAAACTACAGGAAGAAATAGAGAATGAAGAGGGCATAAAATTTGGAAAAATAGAAAAACATCAATTCGCAAATATTATTATTAATGATGGTGAACCAAAACTATATTTAGGAGCAGAAAATTCAGAAGAAATATACAACCATTTAGTTAAAGTTGGTTACATTAATGAAAAAGGAAAAGCACAAGAATTACTAAAAAGTCATTTGTCTAAAAATATAGTCCTGCTTCCTAAAGACATGAAAAAATATTCAAAAAATATTTTGCCAATACTAGAAAGAGTTTCAAAGAAATTAAATATAAAAAACCATGAGGAAAGACAAACTGCAAAACTGCGACAAGTAAATGGGAAGCAAGTTTTATTAGGAGAAGATTTTAAATTACTCTGGAATAAAATAAAATATAAAACAACATACCGGGTAAATTTTGATGTCGATAAACTAGTAAAAGAATGTATAAAAAAAATTACTCATGAAGTTCATGTTTCTCGTGCAAAATTTGAATATAAAAAAGCAAAAGTTGCTATTACGGAAGCTGAACTTGCAATTTATGACGAAGAATCAAAAATTGAGTATCACAATCAATTTAATTTCAAATTACCTGACATAGTAACTTATTTAGTATCATATACAAACCTAACCAGAAAAACAATCGTAAATATTTTAATTGGTATAGGTGATAAAATAGAATCTTTTAAAAATAACCCACAAATATTTATTGAGTTAGCTAGTAAAGTTATAAAAAATCAAATGAAAATGTCAATTGTTGATGGAATTTCATACCATAAAGTTGGTAATAATAGCTTTTATGCACAAGAATTATTTGATGAAGTAGAAGTGACAGGGTATTTAAAAAATATGGTCAAAGCTAACAAATCAATTTATGACTATGTGTTATGTGATTCAATGACTGAAGAAAATTTTGCCAATGATCTAGAAAAATCACTGAATGTGAAACTGTATGCCAAATTACCATGCTGGTTTAAAATAAATACACCTTTAGGTAGTTATAATCCTGATTGGGCTATTATCATTGATAAAAATGATGGTTATGGGGAGCATCTTTACTTTGTTGTTGAAACTAAGTCAAGTATGTTTTCAGAAGATTTGCGCGCTACGGAACAAGCAAAAATTAACTGTGGTATCGAGCACTTCAAAGCTTTGTCAGAAAAAAATAAGTTTAAAAATGATAATGATAATAAAGATATAGAGCTCATTAAGGCTGATACATTCGAAACATTAACAAAACATTTTTAA
- a CDS encoding helicase-related protein encodes MIIDNVTKTVSETIKNSIEENDQVSIMSGFFSIYAFEHLKDEFKKLDSVRLLFSKAIVFSLPNHCENLPFGMLNGSIFENKFRNKLNQKSIANDFADWIKHKTSIKLATQPGIINQHIIHIKSSYQPESISIDGAQFNGQGLGLTESDTFDLISISKDEKAHDLLNFFNRVWNSKNKVIEAKNELLYEINQLTMNRTPYFIYLFILYNLFKDHSESIIEENIIKVKTGFKNTIVWNKLYHFQKDGVIGAIDKLEKYNGCIIADSVGLGKTFEALAVIKYFELRNDKVLVLCPKKLRDNWLIYTQNDKRNLLVNDRFNYDVLNHTDMSRSSGFSGNLNLETINWGNYDLIVIDESHNFRNNNPKPDKRNRYQRLLEDIIQSGVKTKVLMLSATPVNNRLNDIKNQIAFITEANDQALINDGINSIEQTLRQAQLRFSRWSEQDPNIRTSKSLLESMNFDYFKLLDIYTIARSRKHIEKYYGTEDIGNFPTRLLPINLKPSIDIKNKFPSLEEVNKTIRRLTLAFYSPMKYIRMDKKDEYARRYDRKVKGGKSIFKQIDREESLINLIRINLLKRMESSIHSFTITTEKLLVHVENLLSKIKEYQYKKESISTNSSIEEFAIPSIEDIQDFEFEAPEISPFLIGNKTKVKIEDIDIIRIVQDLQSDKLFLSEIVNSAKNIDTERDAKLDLLKQTYLKKYNNPFNNNNKKVIIFTAFADTADYLYNNLSEWALTELGIYAAIVTGQRTDSTLLDTNRNKVQTDLNTLLTHFSPYSKEREKIYPDFKKEIDILIATDCISEGQNLQDCDYLINYDIHWNPVRIIQRFGRIDRLGSKNNTVQLVNFWPNMELDEYINLEARVSGRMVLLDISATGEENIIEHSPKDNKEMNDLEYRKKQLEQLQNSVVDLEDISGGISITDLTLNDFRMDLSGVLSDDSKNNVDPLMKAPLGLFSPVIINKEFFKSNLREFTSTNEEIKPGVIFFLKDIQGKVPSHENYPLAPYYLIYISDDEEIILSYSQSKQILDLCKKLGTELKDIQYSKQAYHEFDRQTNKGKCMTHYQNLLSKAIDEVWGKSTEIGTSSLFKRGGTSIKSSLSHKVNDFEVVCYIVILKESHDG; translated from the coding sequence ATGATAATTGATAATGTAACAAAGACTGTTTCTGAAACAATAAAAAACTCGATAGAAGAAAATGATCAGGTATCAATTATGTCTGGATTTTTTTCAATTTATGCTTTTGAACATTTGAAAGATGAATTTAAAAAATTAGATTCTGTAAGGTTATTATTTTCAAAAGCTATTGTTTTTAGTTTACCAAATCACTGCGAAAACTTACCATTTGGAATGTTAAATGGGTCAATATTTGAAAATAAATTTAGAAACAAATTAAATCAAAAGTCTATTGCTAATGATTTTGCAGACTGGATAAAACACAAAACATCTATAAAACTAGCTACACAACCCGGAATTATCAATCAGCACATTATTCACATAAAATCATCATATCAGCCTGAGTCTATTTCAATAGATGGTGCTCAATTTAATGGTCAAGGGCTAGGTTTAACCGAATCAGACACATTCGATTTAATAAGCATATCAAAAGATGAAAAAGCGCATGATTTACTAAATTTTTTTAATAGAGTGTGGAATAGTAAAAACAAAGTTATTGAAGCAAAAAATGAACTGTTATATGAAATTAATCAGTTAACCATGAATAGAACTCCTTACTTTATTTACTTGTTTATATTATACAATCTTTTTAAAGATCATTCAGAAAGTATCATAGAAGAAAATATTATCAAAGTTAAAACTGGCTTTAAAAACACTATAGTATGGAATAAATTATATCATTTTCAAAAGGATGGAGTAATTGGAGCGATAGATAAACTTGAAAAATACAATGGATGTATCATTGCTGATAGTGTTGGTTTAGGAAAAACCTTTGAAGCTTTAGCTGTTATAAAATATTTCGAACTTAGAAATGATAAAGTACTTGTATTGTGTCCAAAGAAACTACGTGATAATTGGCTTATATATACTCAGAATGATAAACGTAATTTGTTAGTAAATGATCGCTTCAACTACGATGTCTTAAATCATACTGATATGAGTAGGAGTAGTGGATTTTCAGGTAATTTAAATTTAGAAACAATTAATTGGGGCAATTATGATCTCATTGTAATAGATGAGTCCCATAATTTTCGTAATAATAACCCTAAGCCAGATAAACGAAATCGTTATCAACGTCTATTAGAAGATATTATTCAGTCTGGTGTTAAAACGAAAGTTCTCATGCTTTCTGCAACACCTGTCAACAACCGATTGAATGATATAAAGAACCAAATTGCATTCATTACTGAAGCGAATGATCAGGCGTTGATAAATGATGGAATAAACAGTATTGAGCAAACTTTAAGACAAGCTCAATTGAGATTTTCACGATGGTCAGAACAAGATCCAAATATTCGTACCTCAAAATCTCTGTTAGAATCAATGAATTTTGATTATTTTAAACTTCTTGATATTTATACCATTGCACGATCAAGAAAACATATAGAAAAATATTATGGTACGGAGGATATCGGAAATTTCCCAACTAGACTACTCCCCATAAATCTCAAACCATCAATAGACATTAAAAATAAATTTCCGTCTTTAGAAGAAGTTAATAAAACTATAAGAAGACTTACTCTAGCATTCTATTCTCCTATGAAATACATCAGAATGGATAAAAAAGATGAATATGCAAGAAGATATGATCGAAAAGTCAAGGGAGGAAAAAGTATCTTCAAACAAATTGATCGTGAAGAAAGTTTGATTAATCTCATACGTATAAATTTACTTAAGCGAATGGAAAGCTCTATCCATTCATTTACTATCACAACAGAAAAATTACTTGTTCACGTTGAAAATTTGTTATCTAAAATAAAAGAATATCAATATAAAAAAGAGTCAATTTCAACTAATAGTTCAATAGAAGAGTTTGCTATTCCTTCTATTGAAGATATTCAGGATTTTGAATTTGAAGCACCAGAAATTTCACCTTTCTTAATTGGTAATAAGACTAAAGTAAAGATTGAAGATATAGATATCATTAGAATTGTTCAAGATCTACAATCTGATAAATTATTTTTGTCAGAGATTGTAAACAGTGCCAAAAATATTGATACTGAACGGGATGCGAAGCTGGATTTGCTTAAGCAAACATATCTAAAAAAATATAATAATCCATTTAACAACAATAATAAGAAAGTCATCATATTCACAGCCTTTGCTGATACAGCCGATTATCTATACAACAATTTATCCGAGTGGGCTTTAACAGAATTAGGAATTTATGCTGCAATTGTGACAGGACAAAGAACAGACTCAACGCTCTTGGACACAAATAGAAATAAAGTACAGACAGATTTAAATACTTTACTAACTCATTTTTCCCCATACTCCAAAGAAAGAGAAAAAATTTACCCAGACTTTAAAAAAGAGATAGATATACTCATTGCTACTGACTGCATTTCAGAAGGTCAAAACCTGCAAGATTGTGATTATTTGATTAATTATGATATTCATTGGAACCCAGTTCGAATTATTCAACGCTTTGGTCGAATAGACCGGTTGGGTTCAAAAAATAATACAGTCCAGCTTGTTAATTTTTGGCCAAATATGGAGCTGGATGAGTACATTAATCTTGAAGCAAGAGTAAGTGGGCGTATGGTTTTACTCGATATTTCAGCGACGGGTGAAGAAAATATTATTGAACATTCCCCTAAAGATAATAAAGAAATGAATGATTTAGAGTATAGAAAAAAACAACTGGAGCAACTACAAAACTCAGTTGTAGATCTTGAGGATATTTCTGGGGGTATCTCAATAACGGACTTAACACTTAATGATTTTAGGATGGACCTATCTGGTGTTTTAAGTGATGATTCTAAGAATAATGTTGATCCTTTAATGAAAGCTCCTTTAGGTTTATTCTCTCCTGTTATTATCAACAAAGAATTTTTTAAATCTAATTTAAGAGAGTTTACCAGTACTAACGAAGAAATTAAGCCCGGTGTAATTTTTTTTCTTAAAGACATCCAAGGAAAGGTTCCCTCTCATGAAAATTATCCGCTTGCACCATACTACTTAATTTATATATCTGATGATGAAGAAATAATCCTTAGTTATAGTCAATCAAAGCAAATTCTTGATTTGTGTAAAAAGTTAGGAACAGAACTTAAAGATATCCAATATTCAAAACAAGCATACCATGAGTTTGATAGACAAACCAATAAAGGTAAATGTATGACTCATTATCAAAATCTACTAAGTAAAGCCATTGATGAAGTTTGGGGGAAAAGCACTGAAATAGGTACTTCAAGTCTTTTTAAGCGTGGTGGTACATCTATAAAATCTTCTCTTTCTCATAAAGTAAATGATTTCGAAGTTGTTTGTTATATTGTGATATTAAAGGAGAGCCATGATGGATGA